The nucleotide window GCAGGGCGTAAGTGCCAGCGGCTTGTTTACGCCTCCCAATACCAACAACCGCGGCGCCATTATTACCCTGCGGTACAGCTTCTCCGACAACGCCTGCAGCACCTCTGATACCCGAACCGTGGTGCTGGCGCCTTCTGCCGGCACCAACATCGACCTGAACGTGCCGGCCTGCGAAGCCGCGCCCCAGTACACGGCCCTGGCGCCCTTCACCCATACCTTCGCCCCGATTTTGCCGGGTGGCGTGTATCAGTGGAGCTTCGGCGACGGGGGCACTTCTACCGAGGCCAACCCCACGCACACGTACTCCCAGCCGGGCCAGTACCAAGTGCGACTCACCGCGTTTTATTCCAATTGCGAAGTACTGACTCAGTTTGCCCCGGTCAACGTCGGCGACGTGTTCATTCCCAACATTATCACCCCTAACGACGACCCCGAACGCCTCAACGAGCAGTTTGTGCCCCGCTTCAGCTGTGAGCCAGCTTCGCTGCAGGTGTTCACGCGCTGGGGCAACAAGGTGTACGAAACCGCCGCTTACCACAACGACTGGCGCGGCGAGAACCTGCCCGACGGTGTGTACTACTATCTGTTGCGCGACGCGGCTGGCCGCTCGGCCAAGGGTTGGGTCGAAGTCAAACGCTAGATTCTTGGGGTTGGTGGCAGCCGCTGTGCGTACCTTTATTCGCTTATTTCCTTTTTAGAATTTGCTGAATAATCCATTTATGTGGAGAAAATTACTGTGCTCAGTCACGTTGGTGGCTGTTTTTACCGGTACTAGTCAGGCCCGTTCAGAGCCACCGGCTAATGCCAGTCTGGAGTTCATCGAAAACCGCGGGCAGTGGCCGGCGGCGGTACGCTACAGTGCCGACCTTGACGGCGGGCGGTTATTTCTCGAACCAGGCGGCCTGACGTACTCCTTCTTGGCCAGCCTGCCCCACGGCCACGGCAACACCCAGCAGCTCGCGGCCGAAACCGGCCTCAAGGCCCACGCCCTACGCGTAACCTTCGCGGGTGCGGCTTCTCTACCCACGGTGCAGGCTGAAAATCAAACCACCGAAGTCCGCAACTACCTGCGCGGCAACGACCCCAGCCGCTGGGCCCAGAATGTACCGGGCTTTCGGGCGCTGCGCTACGCCAGTATCTGGCCGGGCGTGGGGGCCCACTTCTACGAAAACCGGCAGCAGCAGCTGGAGTACGACTTTGAGCTGGCCGCCGGCGCTAACCCAGACCTGATCCGCCTACAGTATGCCGGCGCCGATGCCCTGCAGCTTACCGCCGACGGGGCCCTGGAGGTGAAAACTTCCGTTGGGGTATTGCGTGAGCTGCCGCCCCAGGCCTGGCAAACCGATGCCACCGGCCACCGGGTGGCCGTGCCATGCTCGTACGTGCTGGAAGGACGCACCGTGCATTTTAAGCTGGGCCGTTACAACCACAAGCAGCCCCTGACCATTGACCCGACGGTCGTCTTTTCCAGCTACACGGGCTCTACTTCCAACAACTGGGGCTTCACGGCTACCTACGATTCGCAGGGCAATATGTACTCCGGCGGCATTGTGTTCGGTCCCGGCTACCCCACTACCTCGGGCGCGTTTAAGACCACGTTTGGCGGCGTCACCGATATCGGCATTATCAAGTACAATACCGCCACTTCCGGCCCGGCCGCCCGGGCCTGGGCTACCTATATTGGCGGCTCGGGCTCGGAATTTCCCCACAGCCTGATTGTGGGTAGCCAGGGCGACTTGTTTTTGCTGGGAACAACCTCGTCGACTGACTACCCTACTTCCGCCACCGCCTACGACCGGAGCTTTAACGGGGGCACCTACATCGACCCCTACGGCCAGGGCTCACGGGCCCCGTATGACGTGCCCGACGGCTCCGACCTGGTGATTTCGCGTCTGAGCCCTACTGGCAGCACTCTTGTTGCCTCCACCTATCTGGGCGGCTCCGGCAACGATGGATTGCTGGACCCGAGCCTTTCGCCCCTGGCCCGCAACTACGGGGATGCCTTCCGGGGAGACATTCTGCTCGATGCCAACGATAATATCTATATCGCCTCCAGTACCACTTCCCCCAATTTTCCGGCCGCCAACGGGTTCAGCAGCGCTTACCGGGGCGGCGGCTCCGACGCAGTGGTGTGCAAGCTTGACCCGGTAGCCAGCCGCCTGTTATGGAGCAACTTTTTGGGTGGCTCCGGCCACGATGCCGCCTACTCCCTGCAGTTTGATGCCACGGGCAATATCTACGTAGGCGGCGGCACAACTAGCCCTAACTTTCCAACCACCGCAGGCTCCCTGCACCAAACTGCCCGGGGCGGGGCGGATGGCTTTGTAGCCCGAATCAGCAATGCCGGCAACCAGGTCCAGAAGGCGACTTACCTGGGTACTACTTCCTACGACCAAGCTTACTTTCTGCAGCTGGATGTGAGTGGCTCGGTGCTAGTGCTCGGGCAGTCCTTGGGCAGCTACCCCGTCACGGCGGGCCGCTACCAGAATGCGGGAAGCCGGCAGTTTATTCACAAGCTTGACCAGGATCTGAGTACCACGGACTTTTCTACCGTGTTCGGCAGTGGCCGCTCTACCCTGGATATCTCGCCGACTTCTTTTCTGGTTGACCAGTGTAACCGCATCTACGTCAGCGGCTGGGGCGGCGGGGCCAACCAGCGGTTCCCTTATAACAACGGGAACACGTACAGTCTGCCCGTGACGGCCAATGCCGTGCAGCGCATTACCGATGGGGCAGATTTTTACCTCATGCAGCTGGCCCCTGAAGCCGTCCGACTCGACTATGCTACTTTTTTCGGCCAGCAAGGCGGTGAAGGCGACCATGTGGACGGGGGCACCTCCCGCTTTGATCCGCGGGGCATGGTGTACCAGGCCGTGTGTGCCTGCGCCTCTTCGGGAGGAAGCTCATTTCCTATCCTGCCCGGCGCCGGTACCTTCTCTTCCTCCTCGGGCGTGACGGGTAGCGCCTGCAACAACGTGGCCTTCAAGTTCAACTTTGAAACAGTAACCGTGGTAGCCGGCACCGATGCCACCGTGTGCGTGGAGGCGCGCCCGCAGCCACTGATGGGCTCCCCCGCCGGCGGCACCTGGACCGGGCCCGGCGTGTCCGGTTCGGTAGCTACGGGCTTTTTCTTCACTCCCACACCGGCCCTACTTGGCGTTCAGACCCTAACCTACACTGTGCCGGGCGTGGGCCTCTGCGGTGGGGTTTCCAGGCTGCGCCTGACCGTGGCGCCTACTCCCCCGGCTCCTACCATCACCTCCATCCCGCCCGCTTCGTTCTGCTTAAACACGACTCCGGTGCCTAGCTTTCCGCTGACGGCCACCCCGGCCGGCGGTACCTTTTCGGGCCCGGGTGTAACCAACAATGCTTTTAACCCCACCACGGCCGGCCCTGGTACTCACAACATTGTATATAATGTAACGGTGAATGGCTGCCTGCTTCAATCTACTACGCAAATGGTCGTGGTCCGGGCGGTTGCCGGCCCGGGGTTCAGCGTGTGCTCCAACGGGGTTTCTCGCCCTCTGGCAGGCTCTCCGGCCGGGGGCACCTGGTCCGGGCCGGGCGTGTCAGGCTCGGTAGCTACGGGCTTTGTCTTCACCTCTTCCCAGGCCCTGCTCGGCCCCCAGACGCTCACCTACACCCTTACCGGAGCCAGCGGCTGCACCAGCCAATCGACGCTGGTTGCTTCGGTGCTTTATAATCCGGTCTTTACGCCGCCGGCCCAGCTAACTTACTGCGCTGCCACTACTACTCCCATTCAATTACCAGGCAGTGTTGTGTGGTACGGGCGCGGAGTGCAGGGGCCTATTCCCAACGGATTTACCTTTACGCCTTCTCTGGCTGGGGCCGGCTCTTTCACGCTTAACTACTTCAGCGGGAACGGACCCTGTGACATTGCCGGCACCGTTCCCGTTGTCGTCAGCCCGGCTGTTAGCGTCAGCCTGCCGCCCGACACGATTCTGTGCCCCGGCACTACCCAGCCCTTCCGCCTGCGGGCCACGCCGGCCGGAGGCACCTGGTCGGGAGCCAACGTAAGCAGTGCAGGTATCTTCACGCCCCCGGCGGGCTTCAGCGGGACAAGTATTCTTACTTATACTGCCAACAGCGGCTCCTGCGTGAGCAGCGCCACGCGTCGGGTAAGCGTAGCACCCGTTCCCAATTACGCCGCCCGCTGGGATGCAGAGCTGTGCGCCGAAACCCGCCAGGCCCCCTGACCATTCGCTTCTCCGACCCGCTCAACAGCTTCTCCGGCGTCAGCTGGGACTTTGGCGACGGCACTAAGGGCAGCGGCAATACGGTAACCCACGTTTATCAGCAGGCCGGCCGGTATACGCCCCGTATCAGCAGGCCCTACAACAACGGACTGTGCACCGTGGAGCTGACTCTGCCCGTTATTGAGGTGACGCCCGCCTATCAGATTCCCAACATCATCACCCGAACGGAGACTCCAGAAACGACTACTTCCTGGCTACCAATGGCTGCCCGGCCCGCTTACAGGTATTTTCCCGCTGGGGTAACAAGGTGTTCGAAGCGGCCGAGTATCATAATGACTGGAATGGCGGGCAGCTTCCCGACGGCACTTACTACTACCACCTGCAGCAGGCCGATGGCATTACCATAAAAGGCTGGCTGGAAATAAGCCGCTAGGGTGCCGCCGTAACCACTGCTTAGCTTGGTCTTTCCCGCCCGGGGAGCCTGAAGTTCAAAGGCTCCCGTTTTGGCAGCCCGGCGTATGGCTTGCTTCCGGCATTTTTTCGGCTTATCTTTGCACCAGCAAACTGACTATGAAGAGGGGACACACAGTCCCCTCTTTCTTTTGTCCCCCTATTCATCTCCATGAAATTCGACCGCGACCAAATTGCCGAAATGCTCCAGGACAGCCTGCCCGGTCCCGAGCTGTTCGTTGTCGCCCTTACCGTCTCCGACGCCATCCGGCCCAAGATTACGGTCATTCTCGACAGTGAGCAGGGTTTCGGCATCGACGAGTGCGCCAAGGTCAGCCGCCGACTGGCCCGTCGCATCGACGAGGCGTACGGCGAAGAAGCCAGCTACACGCTGGAAGTAACCTCGCCCGGCGCCGACCAGCCCTTCACTGACCAGCGCCAGTACACCCGTCACGTGGGCCGGTCCTTGAGCGTGAAGCTGCAGGATGGCACCGAGAAAACCGGCGTTATGGAAGCCGTCGAAGCCGAGGGCATTCAGCTGGCCGAGGAAATCAAGGAGAAAAACAAAAAGAAAGTCCTGCCCGCCGTTCTGGTGCCCTTCGCCGAAATCAAGGAAGCCCGGGTAGTTATTTCCTTTAAGTAACTGAGTAAGCCAACCGCCCCTCGCTGTTGGCTTTGTTCTGAAATTCATCTAAACCGCAAACTGTTGCGTAAGTAGCTGGCCGTCAAAAACCCATCCGCCACCCAACAGGTATATAGCTTAACCCCCATGAACAGCCACGTTCTGATAGAATCGTTCGCCGAGTTCGCCCGCTCCAAGAACATCGACCGTCCCACGATGATGAGTATTCTGGAGGACGTGTTCCGCACGATGATCCGGAAAAAGTACACCACCGATGAGAACTTCGACGTCATCATCAACGTGGACAAAGGTGACCTGGAGATTTGGCGCAACCGCGAAATCGTGGATGACGACTCCGAAGACATCTGGGATTTCGACAAGATTCCGCTGGCCGAAGCCCAAAAGATCGAGGCCGACTTTGAAGTGGGCGAGCAGGTAGCCGAAGAGGTGAAGCTCGAAGACTTTGGCCGTCGTGCCGTGCTCATGGCCCGCCAGACGCTGATTCAGCGCGTGAAGGACTTGGAGCGCGACAACCTCTACCAGGCCTACAAAGATCAGGTAGGCGAAATCGTGACCGGGGAAGTGTACCAGGTGTGGAGCCGCGAGGCCCTGATCTTGGACAAAGAAGAAAACGAGCTGGTGCTGCCCAAGTCGGAGCAGATCCCTAAGGACCGTTACCGCAAGGGCGACACCGTGCGGGCCGTGGTGCACCGCGTGGAAATCATCAATGGCACGCCCAAGATTATCCTTTCGCGCGCTGCTCCGGCTTTCCTGGAGCGTCTGTTTGAGCTGGAAGTGCCTGAAATCTACGACGGCCTGATTACCATCAAGAACATCGTGCGGGAGCCCGGCGAGCGGGCCAAAGTAGCCGTAGAAAGCTACGACGACCGGATTGACCCCGTGGGTGCCTGTGTGGGTATGAAAGGGTCCCGTATCCACGCCGTGGTGCGCGAGCTGGAAAACGAGAACATCGACGTCATCAACTACACCGACAACCTCGAGCTATACATTCAGCGGGCGTTGTCGCCGGCCAAGATTGGCTCGATGCGCATTAATGAACAAACCGGTCGGGTATCGGTGTTCTTAAAGCCAGACCAGGTTAGCTTAGCCATCGGCCGCGGTGGTGCCAACATCAAGCTGGCAAGCCGGTTGGTAGGAATGGAAATCGACGTGTTCCGCGAAGCCGGCGACTACGACGAAGATATTGCCCTCGACGAGTTCCAGGATGAAATCGAAGGCTGGGTGCTCGACGAGCTCAAGAAAATCGGCCTCGACACGGGCCGTGCCGTACTGGCAGTGAGCAAAGAAGATATCGTGCGGCGCACCGAGCTGGAGGACGTCACCGTAGAGGACGTTTTCCGCATCATCCGCAATGAATTTGAGGATAACGAAGAACAAGAAGAAACCACAAATTCCGGCGACGCGCAATGAATGCGCGGCGGCCGGTACAGCAAGGACGTTAAATCACGCTAGTCGGCGTGATTTGGCGTCGGCTGGCAAGATTTAATGTAGTACCTTTGCATCTGAATACGAGTATCGTTCGCGAGCATAGAATGGCGGAAGCAGCACCTAAACGGCTCCAGCAGGCAGCCAAAGACCTGAATATTGGAATGGGCACGGTCGTAGAGACCTTGGCCAAGAAAGGACATCAGGTAGAAAATAAACCTACCACGAAGCTGACTGCCGAACAGGTAGGCCTGCTGGAGAAGGAATTTGCGTCGTCGGCGCAAGACAAGATGGAGGCGACCAAGCT belongs to Hymenobacter cellulosilyticus and includes:
- a CDS encoding DUF7948 domain-containing protein gives rise to the protein MAVFTGTSQARSEPPANASLEFIENRGQWPAAVRYSADLDGGRLFLEPGGLTYSFLASLPHGHGNTQQLAAETGLKAHALRVTFAGAASLPTVQAENQTTEVRNYLRGNDPSRWAQNVPGFRALRYASIWPGVGAHFYENRQQQLEYDFELAAGANPDLIRLQYAGADALQLTADGALEVKTSVGVLRELPPQAWQTDATGHRVAVPCSYVLEGRTVHFKLGRYNHKQPLTIDPTVVFSSYTGSTSNNWGFTATYDSQGNMYSGGIVFGPGYPTTSGAFKTTFGGVTDIGIIKYNTATSGPAARAWATYIGGSGSEFPHSLIVGSQGDLFLLGTTSSTDYPTSATAYDRSFNGGTYIDPYGQGSRAPYDVPDGSDLVISRLSPTGSTLVASTYLGGSGNDGLLDPSLSPLARNYGDAFRGDILLDANDNIYIASSTTSPNFPAANGFSSAYRGGGSDAVVCKLDPVASRLLWSNFLGGSGHDAAYSLQFDATGNIYVGGGTTSPNFPTTAGSLHQTARGGADGFVARISNAGNQVQKATYLGTTSYDQAYFLQLDVSGSVLVLGQSLGSYPVTAGRYQNAGSRQFIHKLDQDLSTTDFSTVFGSGRSTLDISPTSFLVDQCNRIYVSGWGGGANQRFPYNNGNTYSLPVTANAVQRITDGADFYLMQLAPEAVRLDYATFFGQQGGEGDHVDGGTSRFDPRGMVYQAVCACASSGGSSFPILPGAGTFSSSSGVTGSACNNVAFKFNFETVTVVAGTDATVCVEARPQPLMGSPAGGTWTGPGVSGSVATGFFFTPTPALLGVQTLTYTVPGVGLCGGVSRLRLTVAPTPPAPTITSIPPASFCLNTTPVPSFPLTATPAGGTFSGPGVTNNAFNPTTAGPGTHNIVYNVTVNGCLLQSTTQMVVVRAVAGPGFSVCSNGVSRPLAGSPAGGTWSGPGVSGSVATGFVFTSSQALLGPQTLTYTLTGASGCTSQSTLVASVLYNPVFTPPAQLTYCAATTTPIQLPGSVVWYGRGVQGPIPNGFTFTPSLAGAGSFTLNYFSGNGPCDIAGTVPVVVSPAVSVSLPPDTILCPGTTQPFRLRATPAGGTWSGANVSSAGIFTPPAGFSGTSILTYTANSGSCVSSATRRVSVAPVPNYAARWDAELCAETRQAP
- a CDS encoding T9SS type B sorting domain-containing protein; this encodes MATNGCPARLQVFSRWGNKVFEAAEYHNDWNGGQLPDGTYYYHLQQADGITIKGWLEISR
- a CDS encoding ribosome maturation factor RimP; translation: MKFDRDQIAEMLQDSLPGPELFVVALTVSDAIRPKITVILDSEQGFGIDECAKVSRRLARRIDEAYGEEASYTLEVTSPGADQPFTDQRQYTRHVGRSLSVKLQDGTEKTGVMEAVEAEGIQLAEEIKEKNKKKVLPAVLVPFAEIKEARVVISFK
- the nusA gene encoding transcription termination factor NusA — encoded protein: MNSHVLIESFAEFARSKNIDRPTMMSILEDVFRTMIRKKYTTDENFDVIINVDKGDLEIWRNREIVDDDSEDIWDFDKIPLAEAQKIEADFEVGEQVAEEVKLEDFGRRAVLMARQTLIQRVKDLERDNLYQAYKDQVGEIVTGEVYQVWSREALILDKEENELVLPKSEQIPKDRYRKGDTVRAVVHRVEIINGTPKIILSRAAPAFLERLFELEVPEIYDGLITIKNIVREPGERAKVAVESYDDRIDPVGACVGMKGSRIHAVVRELENENIDVINYTDNLELYIQRALSPAKIGSMRINEQTGRVSVFLKPDQVSLAIGRGGANIKLASRLVGMEIDVFREAGDYDEDIALDEFQDEIEGWVLDELKKIGLDTGRAVLAVSKEDIVRRTELEDVTVEDVFRIIRNEFEDNEEQEETTNSGDAQ